One Dromiciops gliroides isolate mDroGli1 chromosome 3, mDroGli1.pri, whole genome shotgun sequence DNA segment encodes these proteins:
- the LOC122747423 gene encoding histone H2A-beta, sperm-like — protein MSTQGKINIKKNSSSKISQSYKAGLRFPIGRIYKYLKTGNYAKRISTEAPIFLAAVLEYLTTELLELSGNVAQANKKIRITPLHIQLALQNDEELQEVLAAVTIPEGGVVPHVHFHLLSRKTPRDLPDKKPSSIQKV, from the coding sequence ATGTCTACACAAGGTAAAataaatatcaagaaaaattCATCCTCTAAGATATCTCAGTCTTACAAAGCTGGCTTACGGTTCCCAATAGGTCgaatctataaatatttaaagactGGAAACTATGCTAAAAGAATCAGTACCGAAGCCCCTATCTTTCTGGCTGCTGTGTTGGAATATTTGACAACAGAGTTACTGGAGCTGTCTGGTAATGTTGCCCAGGCGAACAAAAAAATCCGGATCACCCCGCTGCATATCCAACTAGCCCTTCAAAATGATGAGGAACTTCAGGAGGTCTTGGCGGCGGTAACGATCCCTGAAGGTGGAGTGGTGCCCCACGTTCATTTCCATCTACTTTCTCGTAAGACACCTCGAGACTTACCAGACAAGAAACCCTCTTCCATCCAAAAGGTCTAA